A DNA window from Mastomys coucha isolate ucsf_1 unplaced genomic scaffold, UCSF_Mcou_1 pScaffold21, whole genome shotgun sequence contains the following coding sequences:
- the Exosc1 gene encoding exosome complex component CSL4 isoform X2, producing the protein MWDPHHLKMLSEELSARKISGQLKKTRLLVEIYKSFRPGDIVLAKVISLGDAQSNYLLTTAENELGVVVAHSESGVQMVPISWCEMQCPKTHTKEFRKVARVQPEFLQT; encoded by the exons ATGTGGGATCCACACCACTTAAAAATGCTTTCCGAGGAACTATCCG CAAGGAAGATATCCGGGCAACTGAAAAAGACAAGGTTG ctg GTTGAAATTTACAAGAGCTTCCGGCCAGGTGACATAGTTTTGGCCAAAGTT ATCTCCCTAGGTGATGCACAGTCCAATTACCTACTGACTACTGCTGAAAATGAATTAGGAGTTGTGGTAGCCCACAGTGAGTCAG GTGTCCAGATGGTTCCCATCAGCTGGTGTGAGATGCAGTGCCCCAAGACCCACACGAAAGAATTCCGAAAAGTAGCCCGAGTGCAGCCCGAGTTCTTACAAACCTAA